A genomic region of Vitis vinifera cultivar Pinot Noir 40024 chromosome 7, ASM3070453v1 contains the following coding sequences:
- the LOC100240873 gene encoding protein RESISTANCE TO PHYTOPHTHORA 1, chloroplastic: protein MNTIIPTSFCHCPISKLGTTFSTPRYTQFRTKTTRIHANSNEVDTQTVEERTEEESQNNGASNISTPSSTAPALDKDLKKVVQKTAATFAPRASTATKNPAVPGTVLYTVFEVQGYLSMLLGGALSFNFLFPSNEPDIWRLMGMWSIWMFTIPSLRARDCSKNEKEALNYLFLIIPLLNIMIPFFWKSFAVVWSADTVAFVGMYAWKLGWLQKED from the exons ATGAACACCATAATCCCAACTTCTTTCTGCCACTGCCCAATTTCAAAGCTGGGCACCACCTTCTCCACTCCCAGATACACTCAGTTTCGCACCAAAACCACCAGAATCCATGCAAATTCTAATGAAGTTGACACACAGACAGTAGAGGAACGCACAGAGGAAGAGTCACAAAACAATGGAGCTTCCAACATCTCCACCCCGTCTTCCACTGCTCCTGCCCTTGACAAAGACCTCAAAAAG GTTGTTCAGAAGACTGCTGCAACCTTTGCACCAAGGGCTTCCACTGCTACCAAAAACCCTGCCGTTCCTGGAACTGTACTATACACTGTTTTTGAGGTTCAAGGCTATTTATCAATGCTGTTGGGTGGAGctctctctttcaattttctattCCCATCAAATGAACCGGACATATGGAGGTTAATGGGGATGTGGTCCATTTGGATGTTCA CAATTCCTTCTCTTCGCGCCCGAGACTGCTCAAAGAATGAGAAAGAAGCTCTCAACTATCTCTTCCTCATCATTCCATTGCTCAACATTATGATCCCATTCTTCTGGAAATCGTTTGCAGTTGTTTGGTCTGCTGATACCGTGGCCTTCGTTGGGATGTATGCATGGAAG TTAGGGTGGCTACAAAAGGAGGACTAG